The sequence TCAATGTAGAAAAGGAAAAACTCAACAGATTGCCAGATAGAAGATATGAGACCTACGATATTGCAAAAAGAACTGTAAACACCTACTCCCACATCTATTACAGGTACAACTACTACTCTGTGCCTGAAAAATACATATCAGAAAAGCTCAATATTAGGTCAAATGGAAAGATAATGGAGATCTATGATTCATCGTTCAACTTAATAGCCACACATGAGCTTTCTCAATCAAAGGGTGAGTTCATAACAAAGGAAAGCCATAAACCCAAGATGAAGAAAAATCCCACAGATTCAGAATACACCACCATGACGCTTGATATAGGTGAAAGCGCCTACCTGTTCTATAAAAGGCTAAGAAAAGAGAAACCTGCCTCATATCACAGGGTAATGAGAGGTGTAATGTCTCTTTCAAAGGGATACCCCAAAGAGACAATGGAGCTTGCATTCAAAAGGGCAATTGATTTCAACTGCATAAGCTATTCCTCTTTAAAAAGCATACTGAAGAATGAGCTCTACAACATTCCCTACGACAAACCAGACTCACCCATAGCCTTAGGTTTTTATAACCCACTAAGAGCTTACGATGAAATGACAGATATAAAAGCAGATATGAAAACAGACATTATGAGTGGTGAGTGAAATGAAAGGGGTGGAAAATGTAAAAGATATGAAAAACATAGAAAGAAGACTAAAGGAGTTTAAACTCTCTGGCATTGCAAAGACACTTGAGGCAAGGAACAGGTATGCCATTGATAATAATCTGACATACATAGACTTCTTAAAACTCCTATTAGAGGATGAATACATAAACAGGCAGAGCAACTCATTTAGAAAAAGACTTACAAAATCAAAGCTTGACACAACAAAGACTTTAGATAGCTATGATTTCACATACCAACCAAAGCTAAACAAGAAAGAACTCTTAGACATTGCATCCTGCAGGTTCATAGAGGAGAAGAAAAACATCATATTCATGGGCAATCCTGGAGTTGGTAAAACCCACCTTGCAAATGCGATAGGATTAGAGGCCCTAAAACAGGGATATAAGGTCTTGTTCATCCATACCAACGATTTAATCCTAAAGCTCATATCTGCAAGGGGAGATGGAACCTACACCTCAATACTGAACCAGATTCTATCATCTGACCTTCTGATAATAGATGAAGTAGGCTTTAAAAAGATCCCATCCAACTATGTGGATGAGTTCTTTGAGGTGATAAGGAGAAGATATGAAAAGGGTTCAATTATAATCACCACTAATAGACCATTTGAGGAGTGGGCTAATATATTTTCAGATGCCGTTTTGGCCTCTGCCATAGTTGATAGACTTGTCCATCACTGCCATATATTCAAGATAACAGGTGAGAGCTATAGAATTAAACACCTAAAGGAGGCAAAAGATAATCAAAACAGTTTAAATTAACAATCCAAGGGGTGGGGAATTTAAATGACCCAAAGGTGGGGAAATTTGGTTGACTTTAACAGTTTTTGAGTATCTCTTTTGCCTGTTTTAGTTTCGATGGAACCCTTGAGATGAAAAGCATGTTGTTTTTCTTAAACTCTTCCATTGTTTTAGAACTAAAGAGGGCTGCATCGGCTATCACCTTTGTCTTTGTATTATTAGCATTCTTTAAAGAGTTAATATGCTCCTTTACTATATTGGCAAATGCCTGTGTATCTATTTTATTACCATCTGCAGGCTTCATCCATATGGGAATGCCTGCTTTGTGTTCTACTATAAGATTTAAAACCACCTGATTGAGCTCTGGATGGTGGTCTCTGCTGTATCCCTGGGTGATAAAGACTGGGGTTGGCTCATACTCTTCTTCTTTTCCTCCTTTTCCCCATTTTCCTTCACTGTTATTTCCCTTTTCTTCTTTTCCATTTCTTTCTTTTACTTTTCCTTTTTCTTTTTCTTTTTCTTCTTTCGTCTTTTGGTTTGGATACTTACCGTCAAGATGAAAGCTTGCGCTGTCTAAGTGTATGGTAGAGGGTGTAAGGTTCAGTATTTTGAGTGCCCTGCTTGCTATCTTTTCATACAGTTCACTTACGCCGTATTCAAAGAGCTTATCTAATGTTCTACCAAGTGCATCATCGTTGAACCAAGGGAAGTCAACATCCCTTCCGAATAATCTCTTTAGTGGTTTGTCTTTGAAGAAGAGAGGAGTTAGGTAGAGTTGCTTGTTGACATAACCAAGACCGTTAAGGATCATTGCCTTTGTTGCTTCGCCATAGCTTAGGTTCTTTGATTTGCTTGATGATGGTATTTCATCATCTATGGTTTCTGCTATCTTTAGTTCGTCTATCATACCAGCTATTAGTCCTAAGTGATCCATGTTCTTGATAACTGCTTTTTGTTGTAACATTTAAATACCCCCTCTTTTTAGAGGGAGATGTAAGCATTTTCTGTTCCGTTTATTCTAAGACCCTTTTCATTCTTTTACTCTGTGCATTTGGGTTTGGTCAAATAAGATAGAGGTTTGAGTGCGGAAAGGGGGATGATAAAACCCTGCTACATTAAATCTTTTTTTCCTTGCCAATTTTATTCTTTCATAGTTTTAAAGATTATAATATTTCTCAGTAAAAAAGTAAAGTCCCGGCCCCGTCTAACACTACTGTCTAACATGCAGCAAAATGATATAAATCTTTAAAATCAGCTTTTTTATTTCCTATTAAAAAACTTTTCATTCCAGCTTTTTTCCAAATTCAATATCGGATAATGAATCTCCAACCATTATAGAATTTCTAAAATCAATATCAGGAAAATCTTTTTTTGCTTGCAATGCCATACCTATTTTTGGTTTTCTACAATTACAAATTTCTTTTTTATAATCATGAGGGCAATAATAAATTTTATCAATTTTAATGTTTTCTTTGCTCAAAACAGATAACATATTTTTATGAATAACCTCTAAATCTTTTTCGGTCATTAGTTTTCTACCTATTCCCCTTTGATTTGTAACTATTATAATCCTATCAAATAAACTATTTAATATTTTCAAAGCTTCTATTACATTTGGTAAAAACTCAAACTGTTCCCAATTCCTTACATAATCATTTTCTATCTTTTTATTTATCACTCCATCTCTATCTAAAAATAAAGTTTTCACTAAAATACCTTTTTGCTTTTTCATAATCTTCTGGAATACCTATATCTATAAAATAACTATTAAAAACTTTTCCTTTTGCTTTTAAGTTTTGAAAATTATTCTCTAAAAACTCTTCAAAAGAAAACTTTTTTGGCAAATTAAAATCATCAAAAATTTCTCTTTTTAATAAATATATTCCTCCATTGATAAACCCCTGATTATAATATGACTTTTCTTTAAAATTTTGAATATATCCATCTTCATCTATTTCAACAACTCCATACCTGTCAAAATCTTTCATTTCTTTTAATGCAATTTCTATTAAATTACTATCTAATTTCATTTTTGACAAATCAACATCAAAAAAAGTATCCCCGTTTAAAACATAAACTTCATCATTCTTTGTCAACCTTAAAGAATCTTTTATAGCTCCGCCTGTGCCTAATTGTTCTTTTTCTATATTATAAACTAATTCAATATCTTTATATTTATCACCAAAATAATCTTTTATCACTTCCCATTTATACCCAACAGATAAAATAACTTTTTTTATATTTTGATTATTTAAAAACTCTAAAATATACTCTAAAAAAGGCTTATCATTTATAGGAGCCATAGGTTTTGGAACATCACTAACTACACTTCTAAGCCTTGTCCCAAGCCCCCCAGCTAAAACAATAGCTTCCACTAAAATCCTTTACCAAAAATAGCTTCTTCTATAACTGAGCATAAAATATGGCCTATTAATATATGAGCTTCTTGAATTCTTGGAGTTTCTCTTGATGGCACACATATACAATAATCACATAAGTTTTTCATCTTTCCTCCACTTTCACCTGTTAAGCCAATTGTAATAAGCCCTTTTTCTTTTGCTGTTTTTAATCCTTCTATAATATTTTTTGAGTTTCCGCTTGTAGAAATCCCTAAAAATACATCTCCTTTAACTCCATTTGCTTCAATTTGTCTTGAAAAAAGATATTCATATCCGTAATCATTTCCAATAGCCGTAATAATGCTTGTATCAGTTGTAAGAGCTATTGCTGGAAGAGCTGGTCTATCGAAATAAAATTTACTAACCAATTCTCCTGCAATATGTTGAGCATCAGCAGCACTTCCTCCATTACCTGCAATTAACAGCTTATTTCCCTTTTTATAAGTCTCTATTAACAAATTACCAATTTCTAATATCTCATCGATTAATTTTTCATTATCTAACATATTTTTTTTTACTTCATAAGACTTTTTTATTTGATTTTTTACAAAATTTTTCATTCTCTCTCCTTTTTAATTCAAAATTTATAATTTAAAATTTATAATTAATTTATACTTTCCATCCTTTTGTTCCTTCTTTTGTAAAATGAAAATTATAAACTTGACCGCCTTGTTTGTTAAGCAAATTAATTAGATGATATTTTTTAGTTGGATCTACCATAAAAAACATAAATCCACCACCACCTGCACCACTTACTTTACCACTATACGCACCATTTTCCATTGCAAGATTATAAACTCTATCTATTTCACTATTTGAAATAGCTGAGCTTACTCTTTTTTTTGCTTCCCAAGACTTTCCTAAAATTTTAGCAAAATTTTTAATATCACCTTTTAATAAATACTCTTTCATCCTCACGGCATCTTCTTTTACTTCATGCATAGCTTCAAGGGATTTTTCTTTTTTTAAGACACTTTCTTTTTCTTTTTCAATAACACTTGCGCTTCTTTGTATGCCTGTGAAATAAAGAATCATACTCTCTTGCATTTCATCAATTATCCAATTTTTTATTCTCAAAGGATTAACGATTACCCTTTTATCTCCATAAAACTCCATAAAATTAAACCCTCCAAAAGTAGCAGCATACTGATCCTGTGCTCCTCCAACTATTCCGATATCTTCTCTTTCTATCTCATATGCTAACCTAGCTATATCATACTCTCCTAATGGTAAATGTAACCATTCTACAAAAGCCTTTATAATAGCCACTACTAATGTAGAACTACCTCCAAGCCCACTACCACTTGGAACATCTGAATATGTAGTAAGTTTAAAAGAGAGTGGTTTTTTAAAGAAATTTTTTACAATTCTATTATAAATTCCTTTATATAAATCCATTTCCCCATCTAATTCTAAAAACTCTTTGCTATCAATTTCTAAATATTCATTATTATCAAGAGAATGAAAAATAATTTTTCCATTGTTTAACTCTTCTAATGTAGTATGAGCATACAATGAAATTGTAGTATTCAATACATATCCAACATATTTGCTTGCATATACATCTAAATCAGTTCCTCCACCTGCAAGACCTAGTCTAAGTGGTGCTTTACTTCTTACTATCATTCAACAACCTTTCAATCTCATTAGTATAAACATTACCATATATAGTCCAAGTAAAATTATTTCTTATAAACTCTCGTGCATTACTTTTTAAATATTCATACTTTACTTTATTTTTTTGAATATCGTTTATTGTATTTGCAATTTCATCAGGTTCATCACTAACTAAAAATTCTTTTTTATGATTTGCACCTATAGGGTTAGCTGCTAAGGAACTAACTACATTGATAGTCCCAAGAGCCATTGACTCAAGTATCTTGTTTTGAATTCCTGCTCCTGTTTGCATAGGAGCAACTACACACAAAGAAGATTTTAATATTTCATATGGATCTTCCACAAAACCAGTAACCTCAATATTTTTATATTTATTTGTTAAGTTCAAAATTTGTTTAGTAGGCTTTGCCCCCACAATAATAAATTTAATATTTTTATTTAATTTATTAAATACATTTTCAACAAACCATAAAACAGCATCTATATTAGGTTGATAATCCATTTTTCCAAAAAAAGCCACATAATCTTTATATTTGTCATTTATTTTTTCATATTCCAATAAATCTTCATTTACCCCATGAGGTAGAAATTTTATTTTGTCATTATTAAAATATTTTATTTCTTCTTTATTAAACATAAAAGTAGAGTCAAATATATTTATCATTTTTTTTTCGTAATTTAATAATCTATCCGCTTCAATTGAATAAACTAATTTCCATAATGGTGACTTTACTTTTTTTATAGATTTTTTATAATTTTGACCAATACTATCAGCCATATCAAATATTTTAGGTTTATTTAAATTTATGACATATTTTGTTGTTCTTACTAATGTTGAAATAATCAAATCTTTATCTTTAGCCACATTATTTATATAGTTTTGAACATCTTTAAAATAATAATAATTAACTTGTAATGGCTCTTTATTAAATAAACTCTTTGAAAGAGAAAAAAATAACTCTAATTTATTTTTTTGAAATACTTTATATGTAGTTGTATATTTTTTCAAAAATTCTTTTGATTTATCACCTAGTTTTTCACTTGTAATAGTTACTAAATGCACTTCATATCGTTTTGAAAGTATTTTTATAAGATTATAATTTTTAAGTTTATCTCCACCTATTGGTGGGTATGGCAATCTACTGGTTATTAATAAAATTTTTTTCATTGTTTCCCTTTGTATAAAATGCACTATTTAAAGCAAATGCAAACCAAAATGGCAAATATGCGAATGAACCAAATTGTATAACTGATGCAAAAGCAAATGCTAAATTATATATGAAATATAACTTGAACTTTGGATTAATTTTTATATTATATTTTAAATATTTTATCTGCTGTTTAAAAAATAAAAATAGAAGTCCTATACCAATAATTCCAGTTTCTGAAAATATCTTTGCATATAAACTTTTTGGATCTGCACTAACGGTAGCAATATCTCCTACAACTTCATTAAATTTTGAATAATCCACTGGTATTAAATTTATATAGTGATTAAAATATTGAGCATATCCACCCAGCCCTACTCCAAATGGATGATCCACAAAAATTTCAAATCCTATGTATGGATAAATTACGCGAATGAATGTTGAACCATCTAAAGATAATAATTCCCATAATGAAGTTGCGTCTAAGAATTTATATATTCTATTAATTGCATATCCTGTATTGGTAGATAAAATGATATTTATTAAAATACTCAATATAACAATAGAAATCACCAGAATAAAATAATATTTTAATTTATATCTGAAAGTAATAAGTTTTTTAAAAATATGAAAAAAATCATAAGATAAATATAGCATAAAAGCTGTTGCAACTATAGCAAATCCTTCTAATGAAAAAATCATTACAAATAATAAAAGCAATACATAAAATGATTTATTAAAATATCCATTTTTACAATAGTAATATAAATAGATGGGAATTGAAAAAATGATTATTTTAGAAGCCCACGACCCCTCACTTGATATCAATTGAATACGACTACTAACTTTTCCAGAAAATACTATACCAATAATATCTTTTAGTGAATGTGGTAATAATCCTTTCATTGATAAAATTTCTACAAAACCAATAACTGCAATGAGTATATATAATACAAAAAATTTATCAAATACTTTTTCTATATTATTTTTTATAAAAAAATATCTAATAGCAATGTATGAAAATATACCCAGAAAAACAGGTGCAATATATCTTAATGATAAGAAGATGTTATCTAACAATAAAACGGACTGAATACTTACAAAAACTAAAAATAAAAGTAAATAAAAAATATCTTTAGAGATTTTTAATCTTATAAGATATTTTAAAGTAATTAAAAAAGAAAAAGGTACTAAAAAAAATATACTTATAGGTCTATAATCTGATGGCATTACAGGTAAACTCATAAACGGAACCAACAATAATCCGAATAATAAAATAACATTTAAACTATTAGATTTTTTTAATATTTCATTCATAAAAGCTCTTTATATACTCCAATATATTCTTCTACAATATTCTCAACGAGTAAACTTTTTGCTTTTTTGATACACTCATCTTGCATTTTTACAATTTCTGATGGGTTGTCTATAAAAAAGTTCATTTTATCAATGAGTTCATCTTGATTTTTAAATAAAAAACCAGTCTTGTTTTCATCAATAGCTTCAATATTACCACCTTTATATGAAGCAATAACTGGTACTTTATACGAAAAAGCTTCTATTATAGATCTTGCAAATGGCTCAAACCAAAGTGTTGGATGAATTAAAACATCAATTTTCTTAAAAAAATCTTCAGGCTTTACAAAACCAATAAACTCCACTCTCTCATCATTGTATTTTTGTTTTAATTTTTCTATGTATCCATTGTAGTGCTCTTTACCAGCTAAAATTAATCGTATATTTGGATTATCAATTTTTTGAAAATTTTCAAGCAGTAACTCTACCCCTTTAATGGATGATATTAATCCAAAATAACCAAAAATAACATTTTTATTATTTTGCTTCTCAAATTCTAGATCAATTTTTAATATAGGGTTATATATGTATGTTTTAATTTTAGCATTTTTAAAATAACCATGTTCTAAATGCTTATCGAGTATAAATTTACTTACACCTGTAACAGCATCTACTTTTTGAGATACTACTTTTTTATTATATGTATAAATTTTACATTCAAGACATTGTTTTTCACAAGATTGTCCATTTTTTAGCATTTTTGAAGTGGCACAAATAGAATAATAGTCTCGTATTGTATGTACTAAAGGAAAGTTTAATTTTTTTATTATACTCCAAAGACTTACAGAAAATCCACCTATATTATTTGTATGACAAATATCTGGCTTTTCTTTTTGCAATATTTTTTCTATTTTATTAAAGGTAAATACATTGTAGTAATCTATAGCTCTCCATATACTTCTTTTTAGACTATTTTGACTATTTGCATCATAACGCCAAAATATATTTGGAATATGAACATAATAAACTTTTACACCATTGATAATATTTTCTTCATCTTTTTTACCCGTAGAAACCACTACAACATCAAAACCTTTTTTTACCAGTTGTTCTGCTAAAAGTTGAGTTGATTTTTCTGCACCCCCCATAATATATGGCGTATAAAGAGTATTAAAAAGTGCTATTTTCATAATTGTCTACCTAATGTATTATTTAATCCATCATTAACAGCTTTCCGAAATATATTATATTGTTCTTGATTTTTCTTATTTTTATATAATGATAAAAATGAAAAAAATAGTTTCTTGTTAAGATTGTAATAAAAATTGCTACTTATTATATTTTTTTCAAAATTGACTCTATTTCTTACTGTATAATAAACCCTAAATTTGTTTCCCTCATTTAAATATGAATAAAATGGTGAAGTTGCTTTATTCTCAAGTTGCCAAGAAACATCTATATCTTCTAAAATACTATCCAATACAACAAAAATTTTTCCACCACTTTTTGTAATTCTATAACTCCATTCATGGTCATCAGCATATAAAAAAAACTCTTCTTTTGGATAGCCAATACTATCTATCAATTTTTTATGAAAAAACATACCTCCATATGGAGCTACTGCTACTTTTCCACTTTTTATATTTGGATTCTCATGAAAAGTTTTTATCCCTATTTTTCTTTTTAAAACTCTTATAACTTTTTTAGGCAAATCTATAATATGAAATCCTAAAAAGCTATTCTTTCTTCCTAAAACTAAATCAGGATTGTCGGTCATAATAGCTTCTTTATATTGTATTCTATCGGGTCTATAAGAGAGAAGTGAAACTTTTTCTTCTTTATTTTCATCTTTCAATTTATTCCAAAAATCTTTTAAAACTTTCAAACTATCTTTTTGTGGTTGATTATCATCATCTAAAAGCCATATAAATTCACACTCTTCACATTTATAAGCTTCTTGTAATCCTCTTTTGTACCCACCAGCTGAACCTGTATTTTCATCAAGATAGATAACTTTTAATCTACTCTCTTTTTCTTCATACTCTTTTAACTGCTTTTTACTATTTTCTTCAGAAGCATTATCAACAACTATTATTTTATTCACACCCTCATTATAACAAGCATCCATAACTTGCTTCAAAAGATGAAATCTATCTCCATAGGTTACTATTACTGCACATACTTTCAATTATTATCCTTTGATTCTTTAAAAAATTCTACTACTTTTGAAAGTTTATTATTTATAAAAGGCGAAATATATTCATCAATAATAAAATCATTAGAATTATCAAGAATTTTAATTGATAATTTTTTTAAATATTTTTTCATTAAAGTATTAAAATCATTAGTAAAACCATTTTCTTTTAATTGAATATTTAATTGTTTTATATCTAAAAAGTCTTTTAGTAATTCAATATAAGCATACTGTTTCAATTTTATAATCTCAGGAGAAAAAGAACCATCACTTAATAATCTTTTTTCTTTTAATTTTGCTTTTATATAATCAATAAGTAAAGGATTTTCAATATTGAAAATCATAACATTATTCTACCCCAAAAGTCAAGACAACAACCTAATAAATTAATGTCTTTTTTATAAAATATCATATTAAGCTACTTTCCTAAAAAATTTAACAGCTTTTTTAGTTTTATTGATATTGTTTTCTAACCATTCATTATACACCTCCATAGGTTTTTTATAATTTAGTGATTGATGAAATCTTTGATTATTATAAAAATTGATATAATTTTTAATATCTTCTCTCAATTCGCTTATAGAGTTATATTCATTTAAATAAATTCTCTCAACTTTTGCACTTCTCCAAAATCTTTCAATAGCAATATTGTCAGTAGCTCTGCCTTTAGAATCCATTGATATTTCAATGCCGTTTTCTTTAAGTGTTTTCGTGTGTATATAGCTTGTATATTGACTGCCCTGGTCTGTATTGAAAATATCCGGTTTTGGATGTTTTTTTAATGCATTTTCCAATACATCCATTACAAAATCTGTATCCATTATATTTGATATTTTCCAAGATAAAATAGCTTTTGAATACCAATCAATCACTGCTGCAAGATAAACTGTTCCAAATTTAGTTTTTACATAGGTTATATCAGCAGACCATACCTTATTTGGTCTATCTATATCCACTCCTTTTAATTTGTATGGATACTTTTTATCATTGCTGTTTGGTATTGTTGTAAACACAGGTTTAACTGCAAGTATCGCCTTTATTCCCATTTCTTTCCTGTATTTCGAAACAGTGTTTAATGATACTTGATATCCTTCTGACAATAATTGCTTCCATACTTTAACCTCTCCATATACACACATAAACTCATCTTCGCTTATCTCTTTTATTCTCTGTTTTATTTTTATCTTTTTTTCATTTACTTTTGCTTCATAATATTTGTAACTTCTGCTTATTCCAAGCAATTTATGCTTTCTGTAATCACTCAATTCTTCATTCTCATCAGCTTGGACTAATCTCCTTTTAGTCGATAAGTCCAAGCTCTTTTATTTTATCTTTGTATTCTTTTACCGCTTTGCTCGGTTCCATTGCTATTTCTGCATTCGCTAAAAATTCTTTTTTCCATCTCTCTATATTCTTTGGAAGAATATTATTATCTTGTGCTATTTGATTTAAACTTTTCTCGCCTTTCAATGCTTCTAAAACTACTTGAGTTTTAAACTCTGCACTGTATTTTTTCCTTGCCATCTCATACCCCCTTTCTTGCCATTTTATCATATTTTTATTGTCGTTTTTCTTGGGGTATTATAGTCTTGTAATTTTTAATTTTGAGACAATATCAAAAACATCCTTTTTTAAATATCCTAATTCTATTAATTTCGAAAATATAAATAAATCAATTTCTTTCTGTTTCAAAGTTCCGAAAGATGGATTTAAATATAAATCAAACAATTCTTTTAAAACTTTTTTATTGAGTTCGTTGTTATTAAGATATCTATCTAACATAAGACTTAACCTTTAAATAATATTTCAACAAAATCATTAATAAAATTACTTCACTTAAAACCAAGGCAATACTTGCTCCCATATCTTTAAATAAATACACTAAAATAAAAGATAATATAATATTACTAACTCCTGTAATAATAATAGCTCTGCTAAATTCCTTTTTATATCCCATCGTTATAAGTCCTAAAACTCCAAAATAATAATTTAACCCTCCTATCAAAATTACTATACTCATTATTTTTAAATCCAAAATAATATTTTTTTGATAACTTCCTTCTACTAGATAAACTATAAAAGAAGAAAAAATAAATGTTAAAAAAACCATCAAAAGATAAATTCCAATAATATATTTTAAATACTTATTAGTAAAATCAAAAAAATATTTTTTATTATGTGAGAATTTATTTGAAAAATATGGAAAAACAGTATTTCCTGCTATATTTTGTAATGTTTGAATAATTTTAATTATCCTCTCTGCGATAGAATAATATCCAACATATAAATTATTTGATAAAAAGCCTAAAAGCAATGTATTGAAATTTCTATAAAAATTTCCGGCAAAATTAGCTACAAATATATGCCATCCATCAATGAAATATTTTTTAAGTATTTGTAAAGACTGAAATTTAAGTTTTATTTTAAAATCTTTCATAATGATATATAAAGCAATTATACCGGCTGCTATAAATCCTAATGAATTAATTAAAGGTACTTTCCAATAATCGCTCTCGTTATGAATAAATATAAATATAGCTATTGTAAATATAACTTTTGCTAAAATATTTAA comes from Hippea maritima DSM 10411 and encodes:
- a CDS encoding IS3 family transposase, translating into MSDYRKHKLLGISRSYKYYEAKVNEKKIKIKQRIKEISEDEFMCVYGEVKVWKQLLSEGYQVSLNTVSKYRKEMGIKAILAVKPVFTTIPNSNDKKYPYKLKGVDIDRPNKVWSADITYVKTKFGTVYLAAVIDWYSKAILSWKISNIMDTDFVMDVLENALKKHPKPDIFNTDQGSQYTSYIHTKTLKENGIEISMDSKGRATDNIAIERFWRSAKVERIYLNEYNSISELREDIKNYINFYNNQRFHQSLNYKKPMEVYNEWLENNINKTKKAVKFFRKVA
- a CDS encoding flippase, encoding MIKKIKQKFQKEEHKRLLSNFISLAILQGANYILPLITFPYLVRVLGVEKFGLLAFAGATIAYFNILTDYGFNLTATREVSIYRDNKEKLNEIFSSVMIIKFILMIVSFLLLLILVFSFNKFKVHYVVFLLTFGMVIGQVMFPQWFFQGIERMKYITFLNILAKVIFTIAIFIFIHNESDYWKVPLINSLGFIAAGIIALYIIMKDFKIKLKFQSLQILKKYFIDGWHIFVANFAGNFYRNFNTLLLGFLSNNLYVGYYSIAERIIKIIQTLQNIAGNTVFPYFSNKFSHNKKYFFDFTNKYLKYIIGIYLLMVFLTFIFSSFIVYLVEGSYQKNIILDLKIMSIVILIGGLNYYFGVLGLITMGYKKEFSRAIIITGVSNIILSFILVYLFKDMGASIALVLSEVILLMILLKYYLKVKSYVR
- a CDS encoding IS3 family transposase, translated to MARKKYSAEFKTQVVLEALKGEKSLNQIAQDNNILPKNIERWKKEFLANAEIAMEPSKAVKEYKDKIKELGLID